From a single Mobula birostris isolate sMobBir1 chromosome 13, sMobBir1.hap1, whole genome shotgun sequence genomic region:
- the LOC140207699 gene encoding uncharacterized protein — MRNLRPLAFCFLCYWIALPALCGRPLRFSDKAVPLGRVPGCRREAGGPGLDADGDIAILLSRLQSELESQPELSAAWSRAGLELGESSGGSGPSISEELARTVMTYTLEHPPPPSTPFYLIFNRETRLCLASSLQTQTTPTSCVAFRTYRSLLSRALKELREREGVDHPGTVYRGASLPFRAKQGQTIEFGAFTSASASREVAEAFTGGDGTLFHIRTARGVPVGSLSPFPGEREVLIPPCEAFQVDKILRSKGPWGGDGRVEIFLTSVELLRGISGGREGGSPGVPALLGLGLLLSSGIPWS; from the exons ATGAGGAACCTCAGACCCCTCGCCTTCTGCTTCCTCTGTTACT ggaTCGCCCTTCCCGCGCTCTGCGGCCGTCCCCTGCGATTCTCAGACAAGGCGGTCCCCCTGGGACGGGTTCCTGGCTGCCGGCGGGAAGCGGGGGGTCCCGGGTTGGACGCAGACGGGGATATAGCCATCCTCCTGTCCCGTCTGCAGTCTGAGTTGGAGTCACAGCCAGAGCTCAGTGCAGCCTGGAGCCGAGCGGGACTCGAGCTCGGTGAGAGTTCAGGAGGGAGCGGCCCCTCCATTAGCGAGGAGCTGGCCCGGACCGTCATGACCTATACCCTGGAGCACCCTCCTCCACCCTCCACTCCCTTTTACCTCATCTTCAATAGAGAGACCCGCCTGTgcctggcctccagtctccagacccAAACTACTCCAACCTCCTGTGTGGCCTTCCGGACTTACCGCAGCCTTCTGTCCCGGGCACTAAAGGagctgagggagagggagggggtggaccATCCTGGGACAGTGTACAGAGGGGCCTCACTCCCGTTCCGGGCCAAACAGGGGCAGACGATCGAGTTTGGAGCGTTCACCTCGGCCTCGGCTTCCCGGGAAGTGGCGGAGGCTTTTACCGGAGGGGATGGGACCCTGTTCCACATCCGAACGGCCAGAGGGGTCCCGGTgggctctctctcccccttccccggTGAGAGGGAAGTGCTGATACCCCCTTGCGAAGCGTTCCAGGTCGATAAGATCCTGAGGTCAAAGGGGCCGTGGGGAGGGGACGGAAGGGTGGAGATCTTCCTCACCTCGGTGGAGCTGCTCCGGGGGATCTCCGGCGGCAGAGAGGGTGGGAGCCCCGGAGTACCGGCACTGCTGGGGTTGGGGCTGCTGCTGAGCTCGGGGATTCCGTGGTCCTGA